A genomic segment from Cyanobacteria bacterium GSL.Bin1 encodes:
- a CDS encoding type II toxin-antitoxin system prevent-host-death family antitoxin: MDAITYTQARKNFTSVMNQVCEDHTPIIITRQSESPVVMMSLEDYNAIEETMYLLRSPKNAQRLYKALEQLKEGKYQQRELIEEDEIADA; this comes from the coding sequence ATGGATGCAATTACCTATACCCAAGCCCGTAAAAACTTCACCTCGGTCATGAATCAAGTTTGTGAAGATCATACTCCGATTATCATTACCCGTCAGTCAGAAAGCCCAGTCGTCATGATGTCTTTAGAAGACTATAACGCTATTGAAGAAACCATGTATTTACTAAGAAGTCCCAAAAACGCCCAGCGTCTTTACAAAGCATTAGAACAATTAAAAGAGGGTAAATATCAACAACGGGAGTTAATTGAAGAAGACGAAATTGCTGACGCTTAA
- a CDS encoding DUF29 family protein: MSNKSIYERDFVVWAEKQAHLLEQHRWQELDLENLVEEIRDLGKRERDQLLSRLRLILQHLLKWQYQSEKRSKSWKNTITRERDNVADYLEDTPSLKKVLQDPEAIATCYPRARRDAARETGLDTLPEQNPYPLEQVLDENFFP, from the coding sequence ATGTCAAACAAATCAATCTACGAGCGGGATTTTGTGGTTTGGGCAGAGAAACAAGCCCATTTGCTAGAACAGCATCGTTGGCAAGAATTAGATTTGGAAAATTTAGTCGAAGAAATTAGGGATTTGGGGAAAAGAGAACGGGATCAACTACTTTCTCGCTTAAGGTTAATTTTGCAGCATTTACTGAAATGGCAATATCAGTCAGAAAAACGCAGCAAAAGCTGGAAAAATACAATTACGAGAGAAAGAGATAATGTTGCTGATTATCTAGAAGATACTCCTAGCCTGAAAAAAGTTCTTCAGGATCCAGAGGCGATCGCGACCTGCTATCCTCGTGCTAGAAGAGATGCAGCTAGGGAAACCGGATTAGATACGCTCCCCGAACAAAATCCTTATCCTCTCGAACAAGTATTAGACGAAAATTTTTTTCCCTAA
- a CDS encoding Txe/YoeB family addiction module toxin, with the protein MNIMFLDDAWQDYLYWQKADQKILKRINQLIKDTQRTPFPGIGKPEPLKFDMSGLWSRRINQEHRLIYQVKDDCMVIVQCRYHY; encoded by the coding sequence ATGAACATTATGTTTTTAGATGATGCTTGGCAAGACTATCTTTACTGGCAAAAAGCAGATCAAAAAATACTCAAACGGATCAACCAATTAATCAAAGATACACAACGAACTCCCTTTCCAGGAATTGGCAAACCCGAACCCCTTAAGTTTGATATGTCGGGGCTTTGGTCGCGTCGAATTAACCAAGAACATCGCCTCATTTACCAAGTTAAAGACGACTGTATGGTTATTGTTCAGTGCCGTTATCATTACTAA
- a CDS encoding FkbM family methyltransferase, protein MGEKKDSLTLYIHEENIGASSFLSEWQQEEAQIKKISVDITTLDLLISQYGHPKFCKIDVEGFELSVLKGLTSSINVLCFEYHLDRGESEIQKTIACLYYLSELTDTVLKVNVIPGSGKTEFFRKNWWDLPTFIDFFQYKLCNYTSFAYGDIFVRM, encoded by the coding sequence GTGGGAGAAAAAAAAGACAGTCTAACACTTTATATTCATGAAGAAAATATTGGAGCTTCTAGTTTCCTGTCTGAATGGCAGCAGGAGGAGGCTCAGATTAAAAAAATTTCGGTAGACATAACGACTCTGGATTTACTTATCTCTCAATACGGACATCCAAAATTCTGTAAAATTGATGTTGAAGGATTTGAATTATCTGTCCTTAAAGGTTTAACATCTTCGATTAATGTACTATGTTTTGAATATCATTTAGATCGCGGTGAGTCAGAGATTCAAAAGACTATAGCTTGTCTTTATTATTTATCAGAATTAACAGATACTGTTCTTAAAGTCAATGTTATTCCAGGCTCTGGAAAAACTGAATTCTTTAGGAAAAATTGGTGGGATTTACCTACATTTATTGACTTTTTTCAGTATAAACTTTGCAATTATACTAGCTTTGCCTATGGTGATATTTTTGTTCGCATGTAG
- a CDS encoding glycosyltransferase has protein sequence MTLPLVTVIIPSYNYGQFIGEAIDSVLASDYPQELIEIIVIDDGSTDNTADVVKAYGNRVHYNYIQNTRKAGALKLGIELSQGKYIFNLDADDLFAVEKIRKVVEIFESDDEITHVSHINNYWNVKTGLKNPENIPTEILEKKINGNELLAYFYSRKLIFGGGSTYAARAEAIKGKLFFRREMDIFVDEYLAIVTMSLESSYFIAEPLTLYRLHGNNGTSNEGGNLNISKLRVRVNSTKAIEQQLRQSDALSNQVKALYKLKSKEYSLYCKKMACEDSLLDGVNLYFFILKNTRYFGKYILLIFWSYHLYKYLIPSSLFLPIKRIKRSIIK, from the coding sequence ATGACTTTACCTTTAGTAACTGTAATTATTCCTTCTTATAACTACGGTCAATTTATTGGAGAAGCTATTGATAGTGTCTTAGCTTCTGATTATCCTCAAGAATTAATAGAAATTATCGTAATTGATGATGGTTCGACAGACAATACGGCTGATGTAGTTAAAGCTTATGGCAATAGAGTTCATTATAATTACATACAAAATACCAGGAAAGCAGGTGCTCTCAAATTAGGGATAGAACTATCTCAAGGGAAATATATCTTTAATTTAGATGCCGATGACCTTTTCGCAGTTGAAAAAATTCGGAAAGTAGTAGAAATATTTGAAAGTGATGATGAGATTACTCATGTTTCTCATATTAATAATTACTGGAATGTGAAAACTGGTTTGAAAAATCCGGAAAATATACCTACTGAGATTTTGGAAAAAAAAATTAATGGTAACGAATTGCTCGCATATTTTTACAGCAGAAAACTTATATTTGGAGGAGGATCTACTTATGCAGCTAGGGCTGAAGCGATTAAGGGAAAACTGTTCTTTAGACGGGAAATGGACATATTTGTGGATGAATATCTTGCTATAGTTACCATGAGCTTGGAATCTTCTTACTTCATAGCAGAACCGCTTACCTTATATCGTTTACATGGAAATAATGGTACTAGTAATGAAGGTGGAAATCTGAACATATCTAAACTCAGAGTTCGGGTAAATTCTACCAAGGCTATTGAACAGCAACTAAGGCAAAGTGATGCATTAAGTAATCAGGTCAAAGCTTTATATAAATTAAAGTCAAAAGAATACAGTCTTTATTGCAAAAAAATGGCGTGCGAAGACTCTCTTTTGGATGGAGTAAATCTATACTTTTTTATATTGAAAAATACAAGATATTTTGGCAAGTACATTTTATTGATTTTCTGGAGTTATCATTTATATAAATATCTTATCCCTTCTTCGTTGTTTCTACCAATAAAGAGGATAAAAAGGAGTATTATAAAATGA
- a CDS encoding nucleotidyltransferase domain-containing protein: protein MSKIVTADPQSLEQRRQEALAVAQQGIKILKQEFGAKEVILFGSLAGDGPWHWQSDLDLAVKAMSEDAIWKADSVLENIAPSWLKIDLVPLERVPPRVAARILNLNPRSDNKYLALKSRLEDETIALENNVEKLQTVLAQAETIPEIALTPALASYIADFYTGCERISERVAVTLDGGLPRGENWHQELLKQVAESGGDNCPPLWSGSLVLELDEYRKFRHLARHLYNIEFKPERVLALAQNVQPVLAKVKPAITLFNEWLDKQVK from the coding sequence ATGAGTAAAATAGTCACCGCTGATCCGCAATCCTTAGAACAGAGGCGACAAGAAGCGCTGGCGGTCGCTCAACAAGGCATCAAAATCCTCAAGCAAGAGTTTGGCGCCAAAGAAGTAATCTTATTCGGTTCATTAGCCGGAGATGGACCCTGGCATTGGCAATCAGACCTCGACTTAGCAGTGAAGGCAATGTCAGAGGATGCGATTTGGAAGGCCGATTCAGTTCTCGAAAACATTGCTCCGAGTTGGTTGAAGATCGATCTCGTTCCTTTAGAGCGTGTTCCTCCTCGAGTCGCTGCTCGTATTCTCAACCTCAACCCGAGGTCAGACAACAAATATCTTGCCCTGAAATCCCGCCTTGAAGACGAAACGATCGCTCTGGAAAATAATGTTGAGAAATTGCAGACAGTATTGGCTCAAGCAGAAACTATACCTGAAATTGCCCTTACTCCTGCCTTAGCCAGCTACATTGCTGATTTTTATACGGGATGCGAGCGCATCAGCGAACGAGTCGCGGTTACGCTCGATGGCGGTTTGCCAAGAGGCGAAAACTGGCATCAGGAACTGCTCAAACAGGTAGCAGAATCAGGAGGAGACAATTGTCCTCCTTTGTGGAGCGGTTCTTTAGTGCTAGAGCTGGATGAATATCGCAAATTTCGACATTTGGCGCGTCATCTCTATAACATTGAATTCAAACCAGAGCGAGTATTAGCTTTAGCCCAAAATGTCCAGCCAGTTTTAGCTAAAGTCAAACCAGCGATCACGCTGTTTAACGAGTGGTTAGATAAACAAGTAAAATAA
- a CDS encoding Uma2 family endonuclease produces MIAIVTPEKIKLSPGVVVHLLGTWKDYQVLIERRGDKANPRIKYRPGEILLMSPLPKHGREAHIIADLITVLLDHLGQNYEAFTPMTMELPKISGLEPDYSFYINNWEAAVGKERINWSTEPPPDLALEIDVTSYTDVNDYLPYRVPEVWLYKKNQLIIYAFNNDSYNIVSSSRYFSNLNLQEILAECLEIASIRSASVAMRVLRRRFPSASIDP; encoded by the coding sequence ATGATTGCTATTGTCACACCAGAAAAAATTAAATTATCTCCAGGGGTGGTCGTTCATTTGCTTGGTACATGGAAAGACTATCAGGTGTTGATTGAACGACGAGGGGATAAAGCCAACCCACGCATTAAATATCGACCCGGAGAAATTTTACTGATGTCACCCCTGCCCAAACATGGACGGGAAGCTCACATTATAGCCGATCTAATTACAGTTTTACTCGATCATTTAGGGCAAAATTATGAAGCATTTACTCCAATGACAATGGAGTTACCAAAAATTAGTGGACTGGAACCGGATTATAGCTTTTATATCAATAATTGGGAAGCTGCGGTAGGTAAAGAGCGGATTAATTGGAGTACAGAACCTCCACCCGATTTAGCCTTAGAAATTGATGTCACCAGTTATACTGATGTCAATGATTATCTTCCCTATCGAGTTCCTGAAGTGTGGTTATATAAGAAAAATCAACTGATAATTTATGCTTTCAATAATGACAGTTATAATATCGTTTCTAGTAGTCGCTATTTTTCCAACCTTAATCTACAGGAAATTTTAGCAGAGTGTTTAGAAATTGCTAGTATTCGCAGCGCAAGTGTAGCAATGCGTGTCTTAAGACGACGTTTTCCCAGTGCCAGTATTGACCCGTAG